In candidate division TA06 bacterium, the DNA window TGAAATCCAGCTCCTCGGGTTTTATTCCGGCAGATTCCAACGCCCTTTTGGCGGCTTCCAAAGACAGTTTGGAGGTCGGGGTTTTTTTGTCGGAGACATGCCGCTCCTTGATGCCGCTGCGCTGGGTGATCCACTCGTTAGTGGTCTCTACGATCTTTTCCAGATCGGCGTTGGTCAGTATTTTTTCAGGGACAAAAGATCCGGTTCCCAGTATGGCTATCCGTTTCATTTTTCAAATTCCTCTGTGTTAAGGGATTCCAACTGTTCTTGGATATGGCCGTTTACCCGGTGGGAAACGCAACGGCTGGCTACCAGCACTGCGTTTTTGATGGCCTTGGCGCTGGAACGCCCGTGACAGATAATGCAGACCCCGTTGACACCCAGCAATGGAGCCCCGCCGTATTCTTCGTAATCAAGATCCTGGGCGAATTTCTTCAAAGCCGGCTTTAATAATAAAGCCCCCAATTGGGCAAAGATACTGGTGTAAATATAACGTTTGATGGAGCCGTAGAACATTCGCACCACGCTCTCGGCGAATTTCAGGATGATGTTGCCGATGAACCCGTCGCAGACCACCACGTCGGCCGTGCCCTTCAGGATATCCTTGCCCTCGATGTTGCCGATGAAATTGAGCGTGCTGGCGGACAGAAGTTCGTGGGCCTTCAGGATGATCTCGCTGCCCTTGGATTTTTCCTCGCCCACCGACAACAGCCCCACCTTGGGATTGCTGCGGTCAAACACATATTGGGCGTAGGATGATCCCATCAGGGCGAACTGCAATAGATGGTGGGGCTTGCAGTCCAGGTTGGCCCCCACGTCTATCATGATGCAACCGCCGTGCTCGGTGGGCATGAAACTGGCGATGGCCGGCCGGGTCACGCCCTTTAGCCTTCCCAGCTCAAACAGTGCCGCCGCCATCACCGCCCCGGTGTTGCCGGTGGAAATGAAGGCCTGGGCTTTATTCTCTTTCTGCAGCCTTAAGCCCACCAGAATGGAGGAATCTCGTTTGCGCCGTAAAGCGTCGGTGGGCGACTCGTGCATCTCCACGGTCTGGGAGGCATGGACCACCTCCACCCCGTATTTTTTCAGGTCATCCTCTTCATACTTCTCTTCGCCAACCCCCTGGGCCAATTCGGTCTTGATGGCCACTTCATCGCCCACCAGCATCACCTTATAACGGCCCTTGGAAAGTTTGGCTGCCTGGATGGCGCCTTCGATGATGGGAGCCGGGCCGTGGTCACCGCCCATGGCATCAACCACCACGGTAACTGTCTCAGTACCTTTGGGTATCTGAGACAGTCCTGCTCCGTTGGTCAACTCCTGATTTTTAGCAGACCTTTTTTTATGGGATTTAGGGCCCATTTTTATAAAAGTAACGGTTTAAATTATAACTTATACTTCTTTAATGGCAACGATTTCCCGCCCACCGTAATAACCACAATTAGAGCAGGCCCGGTGCGGCAAACGAGGCTGATGGCAGTGGAAACAATTTACCAGATTCGGCTGTACCAACTTCCAGTTGGCCCGGCGCTTGTTGGTGCGGGAATTCGAGTGTCTTCTCTTCGGGACTGGCATTTTATATCTCCTTTGTTAAAATAAATGGCTGTGATCGCTATAACCGTTTTCTGGCGCTGTCAAGTATCTCCAAAACCACCTGGTCGTACTCCATCCCTTCGGCCTTGGCCTCGGCCGGCAGGTCGGAAAGATCTGTCATTCCCGGAGTGGTGTTTACCTCAAGAACATATACTGTGCCCGAACGGTCGACTATGGCGTCCACCCGGGACCAGCCATGACAACCCAGGGCCTGGTGAGCCTGAAGGGTGACCTGCTGAACCTTGGCGTAAATGCTTCCCGGCAGCCGGGCCGGGACATGAAACTCCGTCATGCCGCCAGTGTATTTGGCCTGATAATCGTAGAATTCGTTTTTAGGCATTAATTCCAGCACCGGCAAAGCCCTGGCCTTTACGCCGCAGCCTAAGATCCCCACTGTAACGTTCATTCCCTGAATGAAGCGCTCGGCCATCGCCTGCCCGTATTTTTTATGAACCTGAATAAATGATTTTACCGCCTGTTCCTGGTTTTTGGCAATGGAAACCCCCAATGAGGAACCTTCATCCACCGGTTTGATTACCAGCGGCAGTCCCAGTCCATCTACCGCTTCATGGGCCGCCGTTTTGGGATCCTGATGCGGTCCGGCCCAGCAGTATTCCGGGGTGGGTATTTTTTGTCCGGTGAATATCTTCTTGGAAAAAATCTTGTTCATGGCCAGGGCCGAAGACAGTACCCCCGAACCGGTATACGGGATGTCCATCATCTCCAGCAGGCCCTGAACCGTGCCGTCCTCGCCATATTTCCCGTGTAGGATCACAAAAGCCGCATCGATTTTCTTGTGTCTCAACTCGGTTCCCAGATCCAGTCCGACATTTACAGCCACCGCTTGCAATTCCTGGCGCTTAAGCGCCTTCAGTACATTTTGGCCGGAACGCAATGAGACCTCACGTTCTCCCGACCTGCCTCCCATCAGAACGGCAATCCTCTTGCCGCTGAAATATTTTATGATCTGTCGGCTGTTCAAGCTTTGCCCTGTCCAGAAAAAATTTAAGTGTTGAACTTTGGCAAATTCGAAATTCTAATACCGAATCCGCCGCAGGCGGACTAAACAAATTCAAATTAATAAATTTCAAAAAATTTCAATTATTTGGAGATTCAGACATTGGATCATTTATCCGCCTTCGCAGAAGACCACGGGCTATGCCCGTGGATGAATGCGCATCAGGCAGGTAGATGCTACGGCGGATGTCGCTGATTACTCAAGGCGGATAACCCCGCCACTGGCGGGGTAACCTAGGGAAAGGAACCACGGGCTTTGCCCGTGGGGCTCCATATTTGCGGCATTTAGGTATTACTGAATTTGGGCTTTTTACCAAAGTTCAGTATATTATTACTCGGAGCATATATTAGTGGACATTCCCGATTCTATCAACCCAATATTATTTGCGTATTTCGGGTATTTTGGTGGAAAAAAGTCTACTATTGGTTCGGCTTACTTCGGCAAGCTCAGTACAAGTCACTCACCACAGAGCTTGCCCTGAATATGACCGATATTTAGGCCGGTGAAGGGTATCCGCTTTGAGTAGTATCTTCAGCGTTTTAACAGTTTGACCATGCCTCGGACGGCCTTGGTTAGGCCGACCAGCACTGCTTCGGCAATTATCGAATGCCCGATGTTAAGCTCGGTTATCTGGGGTATTTTTGTCACCGGCCTGACGTTTAAATAATTAAGCCCATGCCCGGCGTGAACCTCCAGTCCCAATCCTTCGGCCAACCGGGCGGCCTTGGCCAGCCGGTCAAGCTGAAAAGCCACCCTGCGGCTGTTCCCGGGCACCGCTTTCCAGGCCAGGGCATAGGCGTTGGTATTCAATTCCACCGCCCTGGCTCCCAGTTTTTCGGCCGTCCTTATCTGGACTTCATCCGGCTCGATGAACAGGGTTGATTTGATCCCGGCCTGGTTCAGCGTTTTGACCGCCACGGCCACCCGGCTTTTGGCTTTGATTAAATCCAGGCCGCCCTCGGTGGTTATTTCATCGGGATTTTCCGGGACCAGACAGACGGCATCAGGCTTTATCTTCAGGGCAGTGGCCATCATCGGGCCGGTAGCCGCCATCTCGATATTGAGATGAGTCTTCACAGTTTTAGACAGTCTCAATAAATCCCGGTCCTGAATATGCCTCCGGTCGGAACGCAGATGCACAGTGATGCCGGCTGCCCCGGCCTTTTCGGCCAGGCCGGCCGCGGCCACCGGATCAGGCAATATGGCCTGTCTGGCTTGCCTTAGGGTGGCCACATGGTCTATGTTGACGCCCAGGCGTACTTTTTTCAGTTTCAATTGGTATCCTCGACCCCTGATAAACCAGAACTATAAGGAATCCCTGAAAGACAGGAAAATATTTCTCGGTTTCCTGCCTGCCTGCCGTAGCCCCGGCGAAGGCAGGAATTCCTGATAAAAACTTATTGGTTATTATTTCCCTTAAGTAATTATCAAAGCTTTGCTTTACGGGTCAATCTTCGGGGCAACAATAAACCACGGACAGTAGCCTTGCAGATTTTTACTGCATCCGCTTAGACCGTGGTTTAAAATATTTAAGCCCGCCCGGTTACTTGACGATGATGGCCGCCGGTATTACCACGCAATAGCCCAGCACCAGCATTATCGGGGCCAGGTTCATGGTCAGCCAGCCATCCACCCCGCCCTTAAAAGGATGAACAAAGGGAAATCCGCCCCCGAAAACCGGGCTGGTCAGGAACAAAAAACCCAATACGATCAGAGCCAAAGCCGCCCCGAACAAAATATAATTCTTGCGGGTAAAACCCAAGGGAGTCTCTACCACTTGGACCTGTTTATCCGGGGTTGCCTTACTTTTGTTTTTTAATTCTTTTTTTGACATATTATTTCCTTACATCTAAATTTTAAGTATACTATTTTAATGGCCTTTTGTCAAGATGAAACCTAACAGATGAAACCTATCATTTTGAATCAAAAGCCGTAAACGGCCTAAGAGTTTATCCTTAAATAAGCTTTGGGTCAGCATAAACGAGCGAAAAGGCATGTGGTGAGCCTGTCGAACCATGCCAGACAAGGAACGCGAGTGAAGCGTATCCACAGCGATACGGTGAATGAGCGTGACGCAGTATGGCGAATGAGCGTGACGCAGTATGGCGGTTTTGCAGCCGTTTATGCCCAAATTGTTATTTGAGGATAAGCTCTAAGACAGGGAAACAGTATTGGCTCTTAACCCAGCCTTTCCTCCTACGTCAAGACTTCCACCTTCGCTTACGCGGGGCCTGCCCCGTTGACGTGAACGGGGGCGGACCACCGCCTATAGCCACCGCCGTTGGGCGGGGCAAACGGGGCAAGCAGGTTGGCGGATAAATAAGGGCTGGGTTAAGGATGCCCAGCGAAGGTCGTCGCGGCCATTCAGGGCCTTACCCGTGGTAAGCTTGCCTGCACGCCTGCCTATGCCGAAGCGGCTACGCGCAGGCTTGTCAAACCAGGTTCACTATTAGTTCGGCTTACTTCGGAAAGCTCAGTACAAGTTGCTCACCACAGAGCTTGCCCTGAATATGACCGATATTTAGGTCGGTGAAGGGTATCCGCTCCCATTAGTAAAGCCCCCGGAATCGTGCTATTTTACCAGCATCATCTTTTTGGTGCTGCTGTAGTCTCCGGCCTGGAGGCGGTAGAAATACACCCCCTGGACTGCCTGGGATGAATTCCAGCTCAGGCTGTGGGTCCCGGCCGGCTGGTGGCCCAGGTCAAACTTCTGCACCCTCTGGCCCAGCATGTTGTAGATCTCCAAAGTGGCCTGGCTGGCCTTAGGCAGCTGATAACTGAAGGTGATTTGCCCCTTGGCCGGGTTGGGATATGAGTTGCTGAGAGCGAAGGCCTCCGGTATCAGGCCGGCCTGGGGCTGGCCCTCCACTCCGGTGAGAACTTCTACGAACATGCTGCAAGTCATGGCGGCCGAGGCGGCCGGGATGGCCCGGACCGCCACCAGAGTGTGAGAGCCTCCGGTGGTGGGCGTGGCGCCGTTGAGGTAGGTGACCGGATAGTCCGTGCCGGAGCTGTCGAAACTAGCCTGGGTTAAGGATGTCCAAATATCGGCGGTATCCCCGCCGTTGGTCCCATACCACAGTTCTGACAGGTAGCCGGCCGTGGTATCATCTGTTTCCTCTAGGCAGACGCCATACGGGCGGTTACGGGATGTTCCGTTGGTGCTGTTGACATTAACGGTATTATTGGCAAAATAGGTTCCGCTGGTGTAGGTGGTGTCTATATGGTATATGGCCAGCCCTCCGGGAGAAGCAGAGGGGAGAAGCGAATCCCAACGGACGCTGCTGACGGGCCCCATTCCGAGTTCATGCCGGTTTTCCACCAGCCAGTACTGCTTGGTCGTGTCGGAACCCAGTCTGGCCAGCTTATAACTGCTGCCGCTGTCCGCAGCCATGATGCTGTTGACGGTGTATTGATTGTTGGTGGTGACCAGGGCCGGATGTGACCATCCCAAAAAACTGCGACACCAGACATCCAGGGCCACCGGGCGGGCATTGGTGGCGCCGTTGCCGCCCCAGGAACCGCCGGCCATCAATGACCACTTGCCTATCCCCTCGCCAGAGATGGAATCCACCCCCCCGGTGTCATAAAGATCCGGCAGGCCCAGGGCGTGGCCGAACTCGTGGCAGAAAACGCCGCAGCCGATCAGGTCCACATCGGCAACGCCGTTGGCATACAGGGTTTTTTCGGGCATGATGATGTACTTATCTATCTTCATATACTGCCCGGCATAGCCCGGCCTAGGATCGTTGGTGGTGAATACTTTGCCGGTGCCACTTTTCCAGTAGATTAACTGCCAGCTGTGTGACCAAATCCAATTACCCAAGGTATCGGGTTCTTCCTCACCCCCCCGGCCGGCATGGACCACCCACAGAACATCCACATACCCGTCTCCGTTCTGGTCGTATGCCGGAACTGAGAAATCTACCGCCGCATCACAGGCCACCAGCGTATGTTTGATGAAGCCATAGGCGCTCTGGATAGTGTCGGCAGTATTTAGCCCGTTAGATCCATTCCCAAAATAATTCATGGTATGACCGCTGTTAACCCAGGCGGCTACGCTACCGGAACAGCTCATGGCGTTATAGGACATATCCCGGTAATAGTTGTTCACCGACATCACATTAGTTCCGGTATTGAACAACCTTAGCTGGATGGTATCCCTGGTGTAGGTGCTGGCGGTGTCGGTGAAATAACCGATAACCACCGGATAAGAGCGGCTGCCGCTGATCTTGGTGCTGGCATCCTTGGATTGCAGCTGCTGGATCAGGCCGTCCTTGGGACTGTCCATGCCGGCTTTTCTGGCGTTAGTGATCCAGACAGGTTCCTTGACCCTCTCCCGGGGCGGCATGGCAATGCTAAGTGATGCCGCCAGCAACACCAGGAATACGGCCAGAATTACCTTTTTTGCGTTCATTGTATGGACCTCCGAATTTATGTTTTAATAAAGACCTTGAATGCTATCGAAGATAACATTTTTATTATAAATACAAAAAGCAACAAAGTCAAGTGTTTTCGGAATAAATCGGAAACCGTTTATTTGCCTTCCCTTTCCTTCTGCTTCTTCCCTTCCCAGCCCCTGTCAGTGGACCGGTAGAATTTCCGGTTCTTGATCTCGTCCGGTAGGTGTTGCTGGTCCACCTTGGCGTCCGGTTCGTCGTGGGCGTAACGGTAACCGGCTCCATAGCCCACCTCCTTCAGCAGCTTGGTGACGGCGTTGCGGATCACCAGCGGCACCGGCAAAGCCCCGCTGCTTTTTATCTCCCGCTGCACCGCTCCGTAGGCCTTGTAAACCGAGTTGCTTTTGGGCGCCAGGGCCAGATACAGACAGGCCTGGGCCAAAGCCAGCTCGCCCTCGGGGCTTCCCAGAAAGTGGTAGGCCTCCTTGGTCTGGTTAGCTATCAGCAACGCGTTGGGATCTGCCAGACCGATGTCCTCGGCGGCAAAGCGGATCATCCGGCGGGCCACATATAAGGGATCCTCGCCCGAGGCCAGCATCCGGGCCAGCCAGTACAGGGAGCCGTCGGGGTCGGAATCGCGCAGGGACTTGTGCAAGGCCGAGATCAGATTATAATGCTCCTCTCCGGCCTTGTCGTATAATAAGGATTTTTTCTGCATAGCCTCTTCGGCCAGGCCCAGAGTGACTGCCAGACCGCCTGATCCGTCCGGCGTGGCCATGGAGACCGCGATCTCCAGCGCATTGAGCGCGGTCCGGGCATCGCCCTGGCAGGCCTGGGCAATGAACAACAGAGCCTCCGGCTCGGCGGAAACTTTAAGCGGTTTCAGACCCCGTTCATCCTCCAGCGCCCGTTGCAAGATGGCCTGGATATGTCCGGACTCCAGCCCTTTCAGTATCAGCACTTTGGAGCGCGACAACAGGGCCGAGATGACCTCGAACGAAGGGTTTTCGGTGGTGGCCCCGATCAGAATAACCGTGCCCTTTTCCACGTGGGGCAGAAAAGCGTCCTGCTGGGCTTTGTTGAAGCGGTGAATCTCGTCCACAAACAGTATGGTGGAGACGCCCCTGACGGCCCGCTTCTGTTCGGCCTCCTTGATGACCTCCTTGATCTCCTTGATGCCCGAGGTTACTGCCGAGAACTCCACGAAATTGGCCTTGACGGTGTTGGCCACCACCCGGGCCAGGGTAGTCTTTCCCGAGCCGGGCGGCCCCCAAAAGATCAGCGAGGGGATCTGGCTGGACTCGATCAGGTTCCTTAAGACCTTGCCCGGCCCGATCAGGTGCTCCTGTCCCACCACTTCGTCCAATGCGCGGGGCCGCATCCGGTCGGCCAGAGGGACATTGGCCGGGGAAACATCAGCCTGGGGAAATATGTCGGTCTGTTTGCTTTTCATAGAAAAATGGCAGACCCGCCGAAGGCGGTTCTGCCCATTGTCACTTCACCTGTAGAATCCAGTTATTGTTTCAATTACCGCCTCCTGCTGCTCCCTGCTCATCTCGGGGTAGATCGGCAGCGACAGCACTTCCTTAGCCGCCCGCTCGGCCTCCGGCAGACATCCTTCCTTTAATCCCAGGAAACCGAAGGCCGGCTGCAGGTGCAGGGGAATGGAGTAGTGAATGGCAAAGGGAATGCCCTGTTTGGTAAGATGGTCGCCCAAAGCATCGCGCCTTTGGCTGCGGATGGTATACTGGTGGTAAATATGATTGTTGTGACTTTGGGAGATCTGGGCCTTGATGTCAGCGAGGCTGGAAAATGCCTCAGTAGAGCGGGCCGCCAGATCTCTTCGTCTTTGGTTCCATTTGTTTTGATGACTGAGCTTGACCGCCAGCACCGCAGCCTGCATTTTGGGACAAAGCCATGATCTCGTTCATGGCCGCGGCCTGGCCGTATAAGTGGACCGGAATGATAGCCTTGGTGCGCGGGGTAATGGCGGCCTCGAGCTTTTTGGGATCGAGGTTAAAAGTATCCGGGCAAATGTCGGCGAACACCGGCACAGCGTTCAGCCAGCAGACTGCCTCGGCGGTGGCGATGAACGTGAAGGGCGTGGTGATGACCTCGTCCCCGGCTTTGACCCCGGCGGCTTTCAGGGCCAGGTACAGGGCGTCGGTGCCGGAGTTCA includes these proteins:
- the plsX gene encoding phosphate acyltransferase PlsX, coding for MGPKSHKKRSAKNQELTNGAGLSQIPKGTETVTVVVDAMGGDHGPAPIIEGAIQAAKLSKGRYKVMLVGDEVAIKTELAQGVGEEKYEEDDLKKYGVEVVHASQTVEMHESPTDALRRKRDSSILVGLRLQKENKAQAFISTGNTGAVMAAALFELGRLKGVTRPAIASFMPTEHGGCIMIDVGANLDCKPHHLLQFALMGSSYAQYVFDRSNPKVGLLSVGEEKSKGSEIILKAHELLSASTLNFIGNIEGKDILKGTADVVVCDGFIGNIILKFAESVVRMFYGSIKRYIYTSIFAQLGALLLKPALKKFAQDLDYEEYGGAPLLGVNGVCIICHGRSSAKAIKNAVLVASRCVSHRVNGHIQEQLESLNTEEFEK
- the rpmF gene encoding 50S ribosomal protein L32 is translated as MPVPKRRHSNSRTNKRRANWKLVQPNLVNCFHCHQPRLPHRACSNCGYYGGREIVAIKEV
- a CDS encoding D-alanine--D-alanine ligase, coding for MGGRSGEREVSLRSGQNVLKALKRQELQAVAVNVGLDLGTELRHKKIDAAFVILHGKYGEDGTVQGLLEMMDIPYTGSGVLSSALAMNKIFSKKIFTGQKIPTPEYCWAGPHQDPKTAAHEAVDGLGLPLVIKPVDEGSSLGVSIAKNQEQAVKSFIQVHKKYGQAMAERFIQGMNVTVGILGCGVKARALPVLELMPKNEFYDYQAKYTGGMTEFHVPARLPGSIYAKVQQVTLQAHQALGCHGWSRVDAIVDRSGTVYVLEVNTTPGMTDLSDLPAEAKAEGMEYDQVVLEILDSARKRL
- a CDS encoding pyridoxine 5'-phosphate synthase — its product is MKKVRLGVNIDHVATLRQARQAILPDPVAAAGLAEKAGAAGITVHLRSDRRHIQDRDLLRLSKTVKTHLNIEMAATGPMMATALKIKPDAVCLVPENPDEITTEGGLDLIKAKSRVAVAVKTLNQAGIKSTLFIEPDEVQIRTAEKLGARAVELNTNAYALAWKAVPGNSRRVAFQLDRLAKAARLAEGLGLEVHAGHGLNYLNVRPVTKIPQITELNIGHSIIAEAVLVGLTKAVRGMVKLLKR
- a CDS encoding DUF3098 domain-containing protein, with amino-acid sequence MSKKELKNKSKATPDKQVQVVETPLGFTRKNYILFGAALALIVLGFLFLTSPVFGGGFPFVHPFKGGVDGWLTMNLAPIMLVLGYCVVIPAAIIVK
- a CDS encoding M6 family metalloprotease domain-containing protein, producing the protein MNAKKVILAVFLVLLAASLSIAMPPRERVKEPVWITNARKAGMDSPKDGLIQQLQSKDASTKISGSRSYPVVIGYFTDTASTYTRDTIQLRLFNTGTNVMSVNNYYRDMSYNAMSCSGSVAAWVNSGHTMNYFGNGSNGLNTADTIQSAYGFIKHTLVACDAAVDFSVPAYDQNGDGYVDVLWVVHAGRGGEEEPDTLGNWIWSHSWQLIYWKSGTGKVFTTNDPRPGYAGQYMKIDKYIIMPEKTLYANGVADVDLIGCGVFCHEFGHALGLPDLYDTGGVDSISGEGIGKWSLMAGGSWGGNGATNARPVALDVWCRSFLGWSHPALVTTNNQYTVNSIMAADSGSSYKLARLGSDTTKQYWLVENRHELGMGPVSSVRWDSLLPSASPGGLAIYHIDTTYTSGTYFANNTVNVNSTNGTSRNRPYGVCLEETDDTTAGYLSELWYGTNGGDTADIWTSLTQASFDSSGTDYPVTYLNGATPTTGGSHTLVAVRAIPAASAAMTCSMFVEVLTGVEGQPQAGLIPEAFALSNSYPNPAKGQITFSYQLPKASQATLEIYNMLGQRVQKFDLGHQPAGTHSLSWNSSQAVQGVYFYRLQAGDYSSTKKMMLVK
- a CDS encoding replication-associated recombination protein A produces the protein MKSKQTDIFPQADVSPANVPLADRMRPRALDEVVGQEHLIGPGKVLRNLIESSQIPSLIFWGPPGSGKTTLARVVANTVKANFVEFSAVTSGIKEIKEVIKEAEQKRAVRGVSTILFVDEIHRFNKAQQDAFLPHVEKGTVILIGATTENPSFEVISALLSRSKVLILKGLESGHIQAILQRALEDERGLKPLKVSAEPEALLFIAQACQGDARTALNALEIAVSMATPDGSGGLAVTLGLAEEAMQKKSLLYDKAGEEHYNLISALHKSLRDSDPDGSLYWLARMLASGEDPLYVARRMIRFAAEDIGLADPNALLIANQTKEAYHFLGSPEGELALAQACLYLALAPKSNSVYKAYGAVQREIKSSGALPVPLVIRNAVTKLLKEVGYGAGYRYAHDEPDAKVDQQHLPDEIKNRKFYRSTDRGWEGKKQKEREGK